In the genome of Spirochaetae bacterium HGW-Spirochaetae-1, one region contains:
- a CDS encoding NTP pyrophosphohydrolase, producing the protein MKKWIQKQSSELIARRVFTLRDIDCHHPEKDIHHTFFRLETLDWINVIAVTGDNRFIMVKQHRLGNDEITIETTGGLIDHGEDPLEAARRELREETGYSPARMTLLKKLAVNPAIMDNYIYYYLADGCVRVSDQDLDKEEDIEVLTYSRDEIRSMMHNGEIDHALVITGLLLFFDHEQDI; encoded by the coding sequence ATGAAAAAATGGATACAGAAACAAAGCAGCGAGCTCATCGCCCGCAGGGTTTTCACCCTGCGGGACATCGACTGCCATCACCCCGAAAAGGACATACACCACACCTTTTTCAGGCTCGAGACACTGGACTGGATCAATGTTATCGCCGTCACCGGCGATAACAGGTTCATCATGGTGAAACAGCACCGCCTGGGCAATGACGAAATAACCATCGAAACAACGGGCGGACTCATTGATCACGGCGAGGACCCCCTGGAGGCTGCACGTCGTGAACTGCGCGAGGAAACGGGCTACAGTCCGGCCCGCATGACACTACTGAAGAAACTGGCCGTGAATCCCGCTATAATGGACAACTACATTTATTACTATCTCGCCGACGGATGCGTCCGTGTTTCAGACCAGGATCTCGATAAAGAGGAAGACATCGAAGTCCTGACCTACAGCAGGGATGAGATCAGGTCAATGATGCATAACGGAGAGATCGATCATGCCCTGGTGATCACGGGTCTCCTGCTCTTCTTCGATCATGAGCAGGATATCTGA
- a CDS encoding ketol-acid reductoisomerase: protein MMARMYYDADADFGVLKDKVIAVIGYGSQGHAQAQNLRDSGLNVIVAELPGTDNFKLAESHNFKPVTAREAAEKADLIQILAQDHIQATLYKKEVEPCLKEGKVLVFSHGFNIHFSQIEAPKNVDVIMIAPKGPGHLVRSEYEKGGGVPALIAVHNNASGKAKEIALAYAKGIGATRAGVLETTFKEETETDLFGEQTVLCGGASELVKAGFETLVQAGYQPEIAYFECLHELKLIVDLFYQGGINYMRYSVSDTAEFGDYVSGPRIITDATRAEMKKILTEIQDGTFAKRWIKENQDGRPFYNKVKEEQKNHPIEKVGAQLRKMMKWIDSK, encoded by the coding sequence ATCATGGCAAGAATGTATTATGATGCCGATGCGGATTTTGGTGTATTAAAGGATAAGGTAATCGCAGTAATCGGTTACGGGAGTCAGGGACACGCCCAGGCCCAGAACCTCCGCGACAGCGGACTCAATGTCATTGTGGCGGAACTGCCGGGAACCGATAATTTTAAACTGGCCGAATCCCATAATTTTAAACCGGTTACGGCACGGGAGGCGGCGGAGAAGGCCGACCTGATTCAGATCCTGGCCCAGGACCACATCCAGGCCACCCTGTATAAAAAAGAAGTGGAGCCCTGCCTTAAAGAAGGGAAGGTGCTCGTTTTTTCCCACGGCTTCAATATCCACTTCAGCCAGATTGAGGCACCCAAAAATGTCGATGTCATCATGATCGCCCCGAAGGGACCGGGACACCTGGTGCGCAGTGAGTACGAGAAGGGAGGCGGCGTTCCGGCGCTAATAGCCGTTCATAACAACGCCTCGGGCAAGGCAAAGGAAATCGCCCTTGCCTACGCGAAAGGAATCGGGGCCACTAGAGCCGGTGTTCTTGAAACCACTTTCAAGGAAGAGACCGAGACGGACCTTTTCGGCGAACAGACCGTTCTCTGCGGCGGCGCCTCTGAGCTCGTCAAGGCCGGTTTTGAGACTCTCGTCCAGGCGGGATATCAGCCCGAGATCGCCTATTTCGAGTGCCTCCATGAACTGAAACTCATCGTCGACCTTTTTTACCAGGGCGGCATCAACTATATGCGTTATTCCGTTTCCGATACGGCAGAATTCGGCGACTACGTGAGCGGACCGCGTATAATAACCGACGCCACCCGCGCGGAAATGAAAAAAATTCTTACCGAGATCCAGGATGGTACTTTCGCGAAAAGATGGATCAAGGAAAACCAGGACGGCCGTCCCTTCTACAACAAGGTGAAGGAAGAACAGAAGAATCATCCCATCGAAAAGGTCGGCGCCCAGCTCCGTAAAATGATGAAGTGGATAGATTCGAAATAA
- a CDS encoding acetolactate synthase small subunit: MKQHIISVTVENKFGVLARVSGLFSARGYNIDSLAVSNTCMEDVSIMTIVVRGDDRVIEQVKKQLNKLIDVIKVSDHTNSPVIEREFVLMRVNAAPDKRAEIIKLGEVYNANIAEISPRSITLGVKGEPERLDEFIELLRPYGIKELMRTGRISMLKEII, from the coding sequence ATGAAACAGCATATAATTTCGGTAACGGTAGAAAATAAATTCGGCGTTCTCGCCCGGGTATCGGGACTTTTTTCCGCCCGGGGCTACAACATAGACTCCCTGGCCGTGAGCAACACCTGCATGGAGGATGTATCCATCATGACCATAGTAGTGCGCGGCGATGACAGGGTTATCGAGCAGGTAAAAAAACAGCTCAATAAACTTATTGACGTAATTAAAGTTTCAGACCATACTAACAGTCCAGTAATAGAGAGGGAATTTGTCCTCATGAGGGTGAATGCCGCTCCTGACAAGCGGGCCGAAATCATCAAGCTCGGAGAGGTCTATAACGCCAATATTGCCGAGATATCCCCGCGGAGCATCACCCTGGGAGTCAAGGGCGAGCCCGAGCGTCTCGATGAATTCATTGAGCTCCTGCGCCCTTACGGCATAAAGGAACTGATGAGAACCGGAAGAATTTCCATGCTGAAAGAAATTATTTAA